TGAGCGCGCGGATCTCGGCGATCTGCTGCGGGTCGAGGCCGATGGTGGGCTCGTCGAGGATCAGCACCTCGGGGTCGCCGAGGATCGCCTGGGCGAGCCCGACGCGCTGCCGGTAGCCTTTCGACAGCCGGCCGATGAGCCGGTGCTGGACCTCGGTGATGAGGCACCGCTCCATCACCTCCGCGACCTGGCGCCGGCGCTCGCCGCGCCCCACGCCCTTGACCTCGGCGACGAAGTCCAGGTACGACCCCACGCGGAGGTCCCCGTAGAGCGGGACGTTCTCCGGCAGGTAGCCGATCCGCTTGCGGACCTCCAGCGACTCGCGGAGCACGTCGCGCCCCGCGATCCGAGCCGTGCCGCTCGAGGCGGGCATGAAGCAGGCGAGGATGCGCATGGTCGTCGACTTCCCCGCGCCGTTCGGGCCGAGGAAGCCCACGATCTCGCCCGGCGCGACGTTGAACGACACGTCGCGGATCGCGGTGATCGGGCCGTAGTGCTTCGTCAGGCTCTGGACTTCGATCATACGAGTTCGACCGACGGATTATACACCGGGTTACGCACCGGGCTTCGGCCCCGGCTGAACGACGGCCACGACGTCTCGCAGCCACGGGGGCACCGCGATCATCTTGCTCGTGGCTGGATCCAAGCAGGCGTGGAGCGTCGACCCCGTGGCCACCGTCTCGCCTTCCTCGCTCAGGATCTCATAGGCGAACCGAAAGCTCGCGCGCTTGTGCTCACTCACCCAACAGCGGACCTCGAGCAGGTCGTCGAGGCGCGCGGCGCGGACGTAGCGCACGACCGCCTCGACCACGGGAAGGTGGACCTTCCGGTCCACGACCGACATCGGGAGCCCCTGCTGGCGGAGGAACTCGACGCGGCCCACCTCGAAGTAGGTGAGGTAGTTGCCGTAGTAGACGACCTGCATGCAGTCCGTGTCCTTGTAGCGGACCCGGATTTTCGTGGACACGAGCATCTCAGAGATACTGACCGTAGCGGATCTTTTCGACCACCCCGCGCACGCCCTTGTAGCCGTCGATCGCCTCGAGCAGGTTCTCGGTGGTCACGAGCGACGGCGGTCCGCCCGCGGCGGCCGCGTGCACCTTCGCCTCGAGGGTCCGCCGCATGATCACCGAGATGTCGGCGCCG
This portion of the Candidatus Methylomirabilota bacterium genome encodes:
- a CDS encoding ATP-binding cassette domain-containing protein; the protein is MIEVQSLTKHYGPITAIRDVSFNVAPGEIVGFLGPNGAGKSTTMRILACFMPASSGTARIAGRDVLRESLEVRKRIGYLPENVPLYGDLRVGSYLDFVAEVKGVGRGERRRQVAEVMERCLITEVQHRLIGRLSKGYRQRVGLAQAILGDPEVLILDEPTIGLDPQQIAEIRALIKSLAGEHTVILSTHILPEVSMLCAGVIIINKGVIVAQGPIDTLVEQFFPTARVQVEIVGPPAAVREGMRRVPGVLEVRDEALADGRGTYVVESARGRDVRAEIFQLAAQQRWELRELKRVGMTLEEVFIRIVAGEDTAEAEETAEAEEAPAP
- a CDS encoding thioesterase family protein; this translates as MLVSTKIRVRYKDTDCMQVVYYGNYLTYFEVGRVEFLRQQGLPMSVVDRKVHLPVVEAVVRYVRAARLDDLLEVRCWVSEHKRASFRFAYEILSEEGETVATGSTLHACLDPATSKMIAVPPWLRDVVAVVQPGPKPGA